The following proteins are encoded in a genomic region of Aquella oligotrophica:
- a CDS encoding CDP-glycerol glycerophosphotransferase family protein, which translates to MLNDKDFIPILFIIPSRYSEDGGFENKSLNYFQTKQYTNILYFENEEAIPDNIIEMLNPDVIFRQAPWEHLVPSIFRTEQLKQRRICYIPYAIHTLNTEEVFYNQKLHNYAWRLYSDSQHLHECYGSYNLVKNYNSVVVGNTKFEYIDNQLNSTEHLPWPVSIDNRIPKLKILWCPHHSLETWLGFATFHKNYMDILEFAVAHPEYDIVFRPHPAMKTALITNNKMTLSEYDGFFSKLAQLPNCYIDAGAEYIHLFHHSDLLVADGIAFLFEYLLTKKPIIRIDSQQSVGFNSYYAKFQQAWYVVNSIDAVGNVILDILNNSDDLESKRNSFSQELYNASIELLPSDKIIADLKESLLGGN; encoded by the coding sequence ATGTTGAATGATAAAGACTTTATACCTATACTTTTTATAATTCCATCACGTTATTCTGAAGATGGTGGGTTTGAGAATAAATCGCTTAATTACTTTCAAACTAAACAATATACAAATATTCTATACTTTGAGAATGAGGAAGCAATTCCTGATAATATAATAGAAATGCTTAATCCTGATGTTATTTTTAGGCAGGCTCCGTGGGAGCATTTGGTGCCATCTATTTTCAGAACCGAGCAATTAAAACAACGTAGAATATGTTATATCCCATACGCTATACATACGCTTAATACAGAAGAAGTTTTTTATAATCAGAAGCTGCATAATTATGCTTGGAGGTTGTATAGTGATAGCCAGCATTTACATGAGTGCTATGGTAGCTATAATTTGGTCAAGAACTATAATTCCGTGGTTGTAGGAAATACTAAGTTTGAATATATAGATAACCAATTAAATTCTACTGAGCATTTACCTTGGCCAGTTAGCATTGACAACCGAATCCCTAAATTAAAAATTCTATGGTGCCCACATCATAGCTTGGAAACTTGGCTGGGGTTTGCTACGTTTCATAAAAACTATATGGATATTTTGGAGTTTGCCGTTGCACATCCAGAGTATGATATTGTTTTTAGACCACATCCAGCAATGAAAACGGCATTAATTACAAATAATAAAATGACTTTGTCTGAATATGATGGGTTTTTTAGTAAACTTGCCCAGTTACCAAATTGCTATATTGATGCTGGGGCTGAGTATATTCATTTATTTCATCACTCTGATTTGCTTGTAGCCGATGGCATTGCTTTTTTATTTGAGTATCTGCTAACTAAAAAACCAATTATTAGGATTGATAGCCAGCAGAGCGTTGGATTTAACAGTTATTATGCTAAATTTCAGCAAGCGTGGTATGTAGTTAATAGTATTGATGCAGTTGGTAATGTTATTTTAGATATTTTAAATAATTCAGATGATTTAGAATCTAAGCGCAATAGCTTTAGCCAAGAACTTTATAACGCCTCAATCGAGCTTCTACCTAGTGATAAAATTATTGCAGATTTGAAAGAGTCTTTATTGGGTGGTAATTAA
- a CDS encoding ABC transporter permease, protein MKIALLAIKNRKMLLNLIKSDFKNRYLGNHLGIVWAFIQPLVMVAVYWFVFTKGFRAQAVSDVPFLLWLLAGMVPWFLLNDAIMSASNAITSQSFLVKKIVFEVKLLPLVKIGSAIIVNLAFWIFLILVCFLYGYYPNLIWLQLIYFFLCTIAISLSLSLLFSAVMPFLPDVGQILAVVFQVLFWATPVMWNPAMLHGKLTYIIKLNPFAYLVIGFRETLINQQAFWLHYNQMIYFWAFTLCCYWLGNRTFNKLRPHFADVL, encoded by the coding sequence ATGAAAATAGCATTACTCGCAATAAAAAATCGTAAAATGCTTTTAAATCTGATAAAGTCAGACTTTAAAAATCGCTATTTGGGTAATCATTTGGGAATCGTTTGGGCATTTATTCAACCCTTAGTGATGGTTGCAGTTTACTGGTTTGTTTTTACCAAAGGTTTTCGGGCGCAAGCGGTATCTGATGTTCCATTTCTCCTGTGGCTTCTAGCAGGAATGGTTCCTTGGTTTCTACTTAATGATGCAATTATGAGTGCCAGTAATGCCATAACTAGTCAAAGTTTTCTTGTCAAGAAGATAGTATTTGAGGTTAAGTTACTTCCATTGGTAAAGATTGGCTCAGCAATTATAGTGAATTTGGCATTCTGGATATTCTTAATTTTGGTGTGTTTTTTATATGGTTACTATCCAAACTTAATTTGGCTGCAATTGATTTATTTCTTTTTGTGTACTATTGCGATTAGCCTTAGTTTGAGCCTGTTATTTTCTGCGGTAATGCCATTTTTGCCTGACGTAGGACAGATTCTTGCCGTGGTTTTTCAGGTGTTATTTTGGGCGACTCCGGTTATGTGGAACCCTGCCATGCTACATGGTAAGCTTACATATATAATTAAACTAAATCCATTTGCATATTTGGTGATTGGTTTTCGAGAAACTCTAATTAACCAACAAGCATTCTGGCTACATTATAATCAGATGATTTATTTTTGGGCTTTCACACTTTGTTGCTATTGGCTTGGAAATCGGACATTTAATAAACTTCGTCCGCATTTTGCTGATGTATTGTAG
- a CDS encoding ABC transporter ATP-binding protein, with translation MTNDIAIKVENLSKVYKLYNAPIDRLKEALNPFKKKYHKDFYALNGISFEVKKGDCVGIVGRNGAGKSTLLKIITGVLTPTGGRVTVNGRVSALLELGAGFNPEYTGLENIYFQGNLMGFSKLEMDARVQNILEFADIGDFIHQPVKSYSSGMFARLAFSVAINVEPEILIVDEALSTGDFMFQFKCLQKIKEFRRKGVTILFVSHSAQSIIEYCNYAVFLYQGGIHSESYDVKKLIYTYEEYIRTNKSEIKGNDIIKTPMKYDEYDFLTEPNQELAEHRIGTHAAILREVYFIQDGKEFSENIVLEAGLVTKLKIIILSKEALQQTVVGMSIRNISGLAIWGDNTLNSIGSMFELKEGVNVLEFEFNLSLKAGEYVYLAGLADFSTGNRIELDQRWPMKKITVISNRNMSEGFIFAPLRYLSGLSQ, from the coding sequence ATGACTAATGATATTGCAATAAAAGTAGAAAATTTATCTAAAGTTTATAAACTTTATAATGCTCCGATTGATCGGTTAAAAGAGGCACTAAATCCATTTAAAAAGAAATACCATAAGGATTTTTATGCCTTAAATGGTATTTCATTTGAGGTGAAAAAAGGTGATTGTGTAGGTATCGTTGGGCGTAATGGAGCTGGTAAATCAACTTTATTGAAAATAATTACTGGTGTTTTAACCCCAACTGGAGGTAGAGTTACTGTTAATGGACGAGTCTCTGCTTTACTAGAGTTAGGCGCCGGGTTTAATCCTGAATATACTGGACTTGAGAATATTTATTTTCAAGGTAATCTAATGGGCTTTAGCAAGTTAGAAATGGATGCCAGAGTACAGAATATACTTGAATTTGCAGATATAGGTGATTTCATTCATCAGCCAGTTAAATCTTACTCATCAGGAATGTTTGCTAGACTTGCATTTTCAGTAGCTATTAATGTAGAGCCTGAGATATTAATTGTAGATGAAGCATTAAGTACTGGTGACTTTATGTTTCAGTTTAAATGTTTACAGAAAATTAAAGAGTTTAGACGAAAAGGAGTAACTATCCTATTTGTATCTCACTCCGCACAGTCAATTATTGAATACTGCAATTATGCAGTTTTTTTATATCAGGGTGGTATTCACTCCGAATCCTATGATGTAAAGAAATTAATTTATACTTATGAAGAGTATATTCGTACTAATAAGTCTGAAATCAAGGGTAATGATATTATAAAAACCCCAATGAAGTATGATGAATATGATTTTTTAACTGAACCAAACCAAGAGTTAGCTGAGCACAGGATCGGAACGCATGCGGCAATACTTCGTGAAGTTTATTTTATTCAGGATGGTAAAGAGTTTTCTGAAAATATTGTTCTTGAAGCAGGACTAGTGACTAAGTTAAAAATAATTATTTTATCAAAAGAGGCACTACAGCAAACTGTTGTTGGCATGAGTATTCGAAATATCAGCGGACTTGCTATTTGGGGGGATAATACTTTAAATTCAATAGGTAGTATGTTTGAATTAAAAGAAGGGGTAAACGTCCTTGAATTTGAGTTTAATCTAAGTCTTAAAGCCGGTGAGTATGTTTATCTTGCAGGCTTGGCTGATTTTTCTACTGGTAATAGGATTGAATTGGATCAGCGTTGGCCAATGAAGAAAATAACAGTTATCTCTAATAGAAATATGTCTGAAGGTTTTATTTTTGCACCACTTAGGTATTTGTCCGGGTTATCGCAGTGA
- the tagD gene encoding glycerol-3-phosphate cytidylyltransferase, with the protein MKKILTYGTFDLTHIGHINLLRRAKALGDYLIVGLSTDEFNQIKGKSSIFPYEHRKIILESIRFVDQVIAERCWEQKINDINELNVDIFVIGDDWRGKFDFLKEFCEVIYLPRTEDISTTQIKEAITLI; encoded by the coding sequence GTGAAAAAGATTTTAACCTATGGAACATTTGATTTAACTCATATTGGGCATATTAATTTGCTTAGACGGGCTAAAGCACTAGGTGATTATTTGATTGTTGGATTATCGACTGATGAGTTTAATCAGATAAAAGGAAAGTCTTCTATTTTTCCATATGAACATAGGAAAATTATACTTGAGTCAATACGTTTTGTTGATCAGGTAATAGCAGAAAGGTGCTGGGAACAGAAAATTAATGATATCAATGAACTAAATGTGGATATATTTGTGATTGGGGATGATTGGCGTGGTAAATTTGATTTTCTAAAAGAGTTTTGTGAAGTAATCTATTTACCGCGAACCGAGGATATTTCTACCACACAAATTAAAGAAGCCATAACTTTGATCTAA